AGCAACGATTCCAACCCTTCCAAATGGTAAAGAATACCAAGCATTCGGTGGTGGTAAAGCATGGGTTATTCCAGTTGGATCACAAAACCCTGACATGGCTCAAAAATTTGTAGATTACTTGACTTCAACTGACCAACAAAAAGCACTTTACGATATGACAAACGAAGTGCCAGCAAATACGGAAGCTCGTGAATATGCAGTAGGTAAAAAAGATGAGTTGACAAGCGCAGTTGTCGCACAATTCTCTGCTGCTCAACCGCTTCCAAATATCTCTGAAATGAGTACAGTTTGGGAGCCAGCTGCAAATATGCTCTTTGAAGCTGCAAGCGGTAAAAAAGATGCGAAAACAGCTGCAAACGATGCTGTAAAATTGATTGAAGATACCATTGCACAAAAATACGGCCAATAAACAGAATGACTGAATGAAAGGCTGGGTTGATTCCCAGTCTTTTATTCAAATCTCATCATTACCAACTATCGCTTACTAGAAAGGAGATTTTAGGATGACCCAACAAAACCCTAGTAAAGCCCTCCTATTGTCCTTGATTCCAGGTCTTGGACAACTCTATAATAAACAAAAAGCAAAAGGCTTCATCTTTCTTGGAGTAACGATTGCTTTCTTGCTCTATCTCATGACAATCGCTTCTGGAGAAATTGTCAACCTCATCACACTGGGAAGCCAACGAGGACGTGATAATTCCCTCTTCATGCTGATTCGTGGTTCCTTCCACCTCATCATCATTATTATCTATCTATTCTTTTATTTCTTAAACCTGAAAGATGCAAAAGATACGGCAAAACGTTGGAATAGTGGCATTCCTGTCACCACAACCCTCAAAGGTATGTTCCAAAATATCTATGAGAATGGTTTTCCCTATCTCTTGATTATTCCGTCTTACGTAGCCATGACCTTTGCGATTATCTTCCCTGTTGTGGTAACGCTTTTGATTGCCTTTACCAACTATGACTTTCAACATTTACCACCAGGTGCCTTGTTGGACTGGGTTGGTCTTGCCAACTTCTCTAATATCTGGTCATTGAGTACCTTCCGCAGTGCCTTTGGATCTGTCTTATCTTGGACCATTATTTGGGCTCTATGCGCTTCAACTGCTCAGATTGTCATCGGTATTTTAACAGCTATTGTAGCTAACCAGCCTTTTATCAAAGGAAAGCGTATTTTTGGGGTTATCTTCTTGTTGCCGTGGGCAGTTCCTGCTTTTGTTACTATTTTGACCTTCAGTAATATGTTCAACGATAGCGTTGGGGCAATCAATACGCAGGTTCTTCCATTCTTGAGTAAATTCTTGCCATTTATTGATAATTTCCTCATTCCATGGAAAACAGACCCATTCTGGACAAAAGTTGCCTTAATCATGATGCAGGCTTGGCTTGGTTTCCCATATATCTACGTATTGACTTTAGGAATTTTACAATCTATTCCAAACGATTTGTACGAAGCTGCTTATATCGATGGGGCAAGTCCTTGGCAAAAATTCCGCAGCATTACCTTCCCAATGATTCTTGCGGTGGCTGCACCAACCTTGATTAGTCAGTATACCTTCAACTTCAACAAT
Above is a window of Streptococcus sp. zg-86 DNA encoding:
- a CDS encoding carbohydrate ABC transporter permease, with the protein product MTQQNPSKALLLSLIPGLGQLYNKQKAKGFIFLGVTIAFLLYLMTIASGEIVNLITLGSQRGRDNSLFMLIRGSFHLIIIIIYLFFYFLNLKDAKDTAKRWNSGIPVTTTLKGMFQNIYENGFPYLLIIPSYVAMTFAIIFPVVVTLLIAFTNYDFQHLPPGALLDWVGLANFSNIWSLSTFRSAFGSVLSWTIIWALCASTAQIVIGILTAIVANQPFIKGKRIFGVIFLLPWAVPAFVTILTFSNMFNDSVGAINTQVLPFLSKFLPFIDNFLIPWKTDPFWTKVALIMMQAWLGFPYIYVLTLGILQSIPNDLYEAAYIDGASPWQKFRSITFPMILAVAAPTLISQYTFNFNNFSIIYLFNNGGPGSVGGGAGSTDILISWIYKLTTGTSPQYSMAAAVTLIISMIVISISMIAFKKLNAFEMEDV